The following proteins are co-located in the Oceanimonas sp. GK1 genome:
- a CDS encoding IS3 family transposase (programmed frameshift) encodes MKYKPHRHFSDAFKREAVEASLSTTETQAQLAGRLGIHPNQLSRWRREWIMTKKSSDKAVENIGPEKSLQDLERENARLKKLLERKELENEILKKAQEYFAPSTAVRFAFIEAHRSQRWRVSIMCEVLNVSRAGYYRWRARQHAPGERVIKRQTLKTFLLERARQQKNVPGYRKLWLEARDAGFCCGKNQVQRLLRDAGYHSCTALKAGYQKPTSFLPVLPNLLNRRFSVGAANRVWVSDITQIRCHEGWLYIAVVLDLGTRRVVSRAMGAINSAQLVLEALEQAWQHQRPDGTQLLFHSDQGSQYRSEEVMRWLTTRGITISMSRRGNCWDNACSESFFALLKKEWTHPLGMLGRDEMADEVRYYTDEYYPKVRRHMALGGITPNAYAAAA; translated from the exons ATGAAGTACAAACCCCACCGTCACTTTAGCGATGCATTCAAACGTGAGGCCGTCGAGGCCTCGCTATCCACCACAGAGACACAAGCTCAGCTTGCTGGCAGACTCGGGATCCATCCTAACCAATTGAGTCGCTGGCGCAGAGAGTGGATCATGACCAAGAAATCATCTGACAAAGCAGTTGAAAACATCGGACCAGAAAAAAGTTTGCAGGATCTGGAGCGTGAAAATGCTCGACTGAAGAAGCTGCTTGAACGAAAAGAGCTGGAGAACGAAATCCTAAAAAAGGCGCAAGAGTACTTCGC GCCAAGCACAGCAGTAAGGTTTGCCTTTATCGAGGCTCACCGAAGTCAACGCTGGCGGGTCTCGATAATGTGTGAAGTACTCAATGTGTCACGAGCGGGATATTATCGTTGGCGAGCACGTCAGCATGCTCCGGGAGAACGTGTCATCAAGCGACAAACTCTGAAAACCTTCCTGCTCGAGCGAGCCAGGCAACAGAAGAATGTGCCGGGTTATCGCAAGCTGTGGCTGGAAGCACGGGATGCCGGGTTCTGCTGCGGCAAGAACCAGGTTCAGCGCTTGCTGAGAGACGCTGGTTACCATTCATGCACGGCTCTTAAAGCAGGGTATCAAAAGCCGACATCATTCTTGCCTGTGCTACCGAACTTGCTGAATCGCCGCTTCTCGGTTGGTGCGGCAAATCGAGTCTGGGTATCAGATATTACTCAAATCCGGTGCCACGAAGGCTGGCTCTACATCGCAGTAGTCCTGGACCTGGGTACACGTCGCGTGGTGAGCCGAGCCATGGGTGCCATCAATAGCGCCCAGCTGGTGCTGGAGGCCCTTGAGCAGGCATGGCAACATCAGCGGCCAGATGGGACACAGTTGTTGTTCCACTCTGACCAGGGGAGTCAGTATCGCAGCGAAGAGGTGATGAGATGGCTCACTACACGGGGAATCACCATCAGCATGTCTCGGCGAGGTAACTGCTGGGATAACGCCTGTTCGGAAAGCTTCTTCGCGCTGCTCAAGAAGGAATGGACACATCCATTAGGAATGCTCGGAAGAGACGAAATGGCAGATGAAGTCCGGTATTATACGGACGAGTATTACCCGAAAGTGCGGCGCCACATGGCGCTGGGAGGAATAACTCCCAATGCCTACGCAGCTGCCGCTTAA
- a CDS encoding ketopantoate reductase family protein encodes MREWTILGAGALGCTFAALLKAQQQPVSLLLSERHRGHFHPAFEFIALNERHRLVSTHPRFAEQAAGVECLLVMTKAYQVLPALQSLRGLPADTPIILLHNGMGVADEVARAFPHNPLLAGVTSHGALKEGPWQVRHTGKGETWLGPVNEGGKAFAHLQAPLARALGHAAWSEDILSLQHRKLAINAVINPLTACHHIRNGQLHEPRFADVLEQLSEEVHAVLAQLGETETLAQFRRRLNAVIELTATNYSSMHQDLAHRRPTEIDHITGYVLSHAGKLPVPVCRQLYHEVKRLGG; translated from the coding sequence ATGCGTGAGTGGACCATACTGGGGGCCGGCGCCCTGGGCTGCACCTTTGCCGCCCTGCTGAAGGCACAGCAGCAGCCGGTGTCACTGCTGCTGAGCGAGCGCCACCGGGGGCATTTTCATCCGGCATTTGAGTTTATTGCCCTTAACGAGCGCCACCGGCTGGTCAGTACTCATCCGCGCTTTGCCGAGCAGGCCGCCGGGGTGGAGTGTCTGCTGGTGATGACCAAGGCCTACCAGGTATTGCCCGCCCTGCAGAGCCTGCGCGGCCTGCCCGCCGATACCCCCATCATATTGCTACACAACGGCATGGGCGTGGCCGATGAGGTAGCCCGGGCCTTTCCCCACAACCCGCTGCTGGCCGGCGTGACCAGCCACGGTGCCCTGAAGGAAGGCCCCTGGCAGGTGCGGCACACCGGCAAGGGGGAAACCTGGCTGGGCCCGGTGAACGAAGGCGGCAAGGCCTTTGCCCACCTGCAAGCGCCCCTGGCCAGGGCCCTGGGCCATGCCGCGTGGAGTGAAGACATACTGTCATTGCAGCATCGCAAGCTGGCCATCAACGCCGTGATCAACCCGCTGACCGCCTGCCACCACATTCGCAACGGCCAGTTGCACGAGCCCCGTTTTGCCGATGTGCTGGAGCAGCTCAGTGAGGAAGTTCACGCCGTGCTGGCGCAACTGGGAGAAACCGAGACCCTGGCGCAGTTTCGCCGCCGGCTGAACGCGGTGATTGAACTGACCGCCACCAACTATTCCTCCATGCACCAGGATCTGGCCCACCGCCGGCCTACCGAGATAGATCACATCACCGGCTACGTGCTCAGCCACGCCGGCAAGCTGCCGGTACCGGTGTGCCGGCAGTTGTATCACGAAGTAAAAAGGCTGGGCGGGTGA
- a CDS encoding YajQ family cyclic di-GMP-binding protein — protein MPSFDVVSEVEMNEVRNAVDNASRELTTRFDFRGVEASFELKDDKVRLEAEAELQLQQMRDILRGALIKRGVDVRVLDPGSIVRSGKRHVQELGFRQGIDTALAKKLVKLIKDSKIKVQASIQGEQLRVTGNKRDDLQQVMALLRAEEQEQPLQFNNFRD, from the coding sequence ATGCCCTCTTTTGATGTTGTTTCTGAAGTGGAAATGAACGAAGTGCGTAATGCCGTCGACAACGCCAGCCGCGAGCTGACCACCCGTTTTGATTTTCGCGGGGTGGAGGCCAGTTTTGAGCTCAAAGACGACAAGGTCAGGCTGGAGGCCGAAGCGGAACTTCAGCTGCAGCAGATGCGCGATATATTGCGTGGAGCCTTGATCAAGCGGGGCGTCGATGTCCGGGTGTTGGATCCGGGTAGCATAGTGCGGTCGGGCAAGCGTCATGTTCAGGAGCTGGGCTTCAGGCAGGGGATCGACACGGCGCTCGCCAAGAAGCTCGTCAAGCTGATAAAGGACAGCAAGATCAAGGTGCAGGCGTCCATTCAGGGCGAGCAGCTACGGGTGACCGGCAATAAACGGGACGATCTGCAGCAGGTCATGGCCCTGCTGCGCGCCGAGGAGCAGGAGCAGCCGCTGCAGTTCAATAATTTTCGGGATTAA
- a CDS encoding MFS transporter: protein MLALGFSSGLPLLLVFGTLSFWLREAGVSRTSIGFFSWVALAYGVKWLWSPLVDRLPLPLLSRWLGRRRSWMLFSQVVIMAALAGMAMSDPAADLTRLALFALAVAFASATQDIVIDAYRIESAPERLQGALAAAYMTGYRLAMILAGAGALAIAAWAGSDTGYDMGGWRAAYLAMAGCMLVGVITCLLLHEPEVDLGEQQRSQQAHREQLVASGWPRWLAALAAFGKSAVVAPFADFIGRFGWQALLILALIASYRIADVVMGVMANPFYVDMGFSKTEIATVTKVYGVIMTLAGAALGGVLVVRFGTLRILMLGALLTAGTNLLFALMSQLGPDVRLLTVIISLDNLSAGIATAAFVTYLSGLTNVAFSATQYALFSSVMLLLPKFVAGFSGMAVDAIGYATFFTGTAALGLPVLVLIAVVARRVPVRREA from the coding sequence ATGCTGGCGCTGGGCTTTTCCTCCGGCCTGCCACTGCTGTTGGTGTTCGGCACCCTGTCGTTCTGGCTGCGGGAAGCGGGCGTTAGCCGTACCAGCATCGGCTTTTTCAGCTGGGTGGCGCTGGCCTACGGCGTAAAATGGCTGTGGTCGCCGTTGGTGGACCGGCTGCCCTTGCCGTTGCTGTCCCGCTGGCTGGGCCGGCGACGCAGCTGGATGCTATTTTCCCAAGTTGTGATCATGGCGGCGCTGGCCGGCATGGCCATGTCCGATCCTGCCGCCGATCTCACCCGGCTGGCGCTGTTTGCCCTGGCGGTAGCCTTTGCGTCCGCCACCCAGGACATCGTGATTGACGCCTACCGTATTGAATCGGCGCCGGAGCGGCTGCAGGGGGCGCTCGCCGCCGCCTACATGACCGGTTACAGGCTTGCGATGATCCTGGCCGGCGCCGGGGCGCTGGCCATTGCCGCCTGGGCCGGCTCCGACACCGGTTACGACATGGGCGGCTGGCGCGCAGCCTATCTGGCCATGGCGGGCTGCATGCTGGTGGGAGTGATCACCTGTCTGCTGCTGCACGAGCCCGAGGTGGACTTGGGCGAGCAACAACGTTCACAGCAAGCGCACCGGGAGCAACTGGTGGCCAGCGGCTGGCCCCGCTGGCTGGCGGCGCTGGCGGCCTTTGGCAAAAGCGCCGTGGTGGCGCCCTTTGCCGACTTTATTGGCCGGTTTGGCTGGCAGGCCCTGCTGATCCTGGCGCTGATCGCCAGCTACCGCATTGCCGATGTGGTGATGGGGGTCATGGCCAACCCCTTCTACGTGGACATGGGCTTTTCCAAGACCGAAATCGCCACCGTCACCAAGGTCTATGGCGTGATCATGACCCTGGCGGGGGCGGCCCTGGGCGGCGTGCTGGTGGTCCGCTTTGGCACCCTGCGCATTCTGATGCTGGGTGCCCTGCTCACCGCCGGCACCAACCTGCTGTTTGCCCTGATGAGCCAGCTCGGGCCCGACGTGCGCCTGCTGACGGTGATCATCTCGCTGGACAACCTGAGCGCGGGCATTGCCACCGCCGCCTTTGTCACTTATCTCTCCGGCCTGACCAACGTGGCTTTTTCCGCCACCCAGTACGCCCTGTTCAGCTCGGTGATGCTGCTGCTGCCCAAGTTTGTGGCCGGCTTTTCGGGCATGGCGGTGGATGCCATCGGCTATGCCACCTTCTTCACCGGCACCGCCGCCCTCGGCCTGCCGGTGCTGGTGCTGATAGCGGTGGTCGCCCGGCGAGTGCCAGTGAGGCGTGAGGCGTGA